From Rutidosis leptorrhynchoides isolate AG116_Rl617_1_P2 chromosome 3, CSIRO_AGI_Rlap_v1, whole genome shotgun sequence, a single genomic window includes:
- the LOC139897283 gene encoding Golgi SNAP receptor complex member 1-2-like isoform X1: MDQESGWEELRKEARKIEGDLDVKLSSYAKLGVRVTQGGYADAETPTLGSNRSWKSMEMEIQSLLEKLLDVNDSMSRCAASAAHTTSVTQKLARHRDILHEFSQEFRRIKGNISAMTEHAELLSSVRDDISEYKASGSMSPKMQLLRERAAIHGNIAHMDDVITQAQTTRAALGSQRAMFGDVQGKVKQLSDKFPIVRGLIGSIRRKKSRDTLILSAVIAACTLFLIIYWLSK; the protein is encoded by the exons ATGGATCAGGAATCGGGTTGGGAAGAACTGAGGAAAGAAGCTCGAAAGATCGAAGGAGATCTTGATGTTAAACTCTCTTCGTATGCTAAACTTGGCGTTCGTGTTACTCAAGGAG GTTACGCAGATGCTGAGACGCCAACTTTGGGATCGAATCGTTCATGGAAGTCAATGGAGATGGAGATACAGTCGTTACTTGAGAAGTTATTAGATGTTAATGATTCTATGAGTCGTTGTGCTGCGTCAGCTGCACATACTACTTCAGTGACTCAAAAGCTTGCTAGGCATAGGGATATACTTCATGAGTTTAGTCAG GAATTCAGACGAATCAAAGGAAACATAAGTGCAATGACGGAGCATGCTGAGCTCCTAAGTTCTGTAAGAGATGATATCAGTGAGTATAAG GCATCTGGGAGCATGTCGCCAAAAATGCAATTACTAAGGGAGCGGGCTGCTATCCATGGAAACATAGCACAT ATGGATGATGTAATAACTCAGGCTCAGACAACAAGAGCAGCATTGGGCTCTCAAAGGGCCATGTTTGGTGATGTTCAAGGAAAGGTTAAACAACTAAGCGACAAGTTTCCTATTGTTCGTGGCCTAATCG GCTCTATAAGAAGGAAGAAATCAAGGGATACTCTCATCCTATCTGCTGTTATTGCGGCCTGTACACTGTTTCTCATTATATACTGGCTTTCAAAGTGA
- the LOC139902786 gene encoding uncharacterized protein yields MVKDSNGNDKIKNKKYAHKVFDVMPKRKGLKQENTVKGYNGAFQSLNSKMVLMNDELTDKFLRKHSPSVLRTSSHNAPNEVSNGRSCLNKSYEVVDKHCLESLPSLWAKGSSEVVVVRNDLKDEYLNTIRVNLGHKVYTESIAHDQNQLPPLQRRQKKVGLPIDIYRTKHN; encoded by the exons ATGGTAAAGGATAGTAATGGCAATGATAAAATTAAGAATAAGAAATATGCGCACAAAGTGTTTGATGTAATGCCCAAGAGAAAAGGCTTGAAACAAGAGAACACGGTGAAAGGATATAATGGTGCCTTTCAATCTTTGAATAGCAAGATGGTTTTGATGAATGATG AATTGACTGACAAGTTTTTAAGGAAACACAGTCCATCAGTGCTACGTACTTCTAGTCATAATGCTCCAAATGAAGTGAGTAATGGCCGTAGTTGTTTGAATAAGTCATATGAAGTAGTGGACAAACATTGTTTAGAATCACTACCTTCTTTATGGGCTAAAGGTTCAAGTGAAGTAGTTGTGGTTAGGAATGATCTAAAAGATGAATATCTAAATACCATTCGTGTTAACCTAGGTCATAAGGTGTATACAGAGTCGATTGCACATGATCAGAATCAGCTGCCACCATTGCAAAGGAGACAAAAGAAAGTTGGTCTGCCCATTGACATTTACAGAACTAAGCACAACTGA
- the LOC139897283 gene encoding Golgi SNAP receptor complex member 1-2-like isoform X2: MDQESGWEELRKEARKIEGDLDVKLSSYAKLGVRVTQGDAETPTLGSNRSWKSMEMEIQSLLEKLLDVNDSMSRCAASAAHTTSVTQKLARHRDILHEFSQEFRRIKGNISAMTEHAELLSSVRDDISEYKASGSMSPKMQLLRERAAIHGNIAHMDDVITQAQTTRAALGSQRAMFGDVQGKVKQLSDKFPIVRGLIGSIRRKKSRDTLILSAVIAACTLFLIIYWLSK, translated from the exons ATGGATCAGGAATCGGGTTGGGAAGAACTGAGGAAAGAAGCTCGAAAGATCGAAGGAGATCTTGATGTTAAACTCTCTTCGTATGCTAAACTTGGCGTTCGTGTTACTCAAGGAG ATGCTGAGACGCCAACTTTGGGATCGAATCGTTCATGGAAGTCAATGGAGATGGAGATACAGTCGTTACTTGAGAAGTTATTAGATGTTAATGATTCTATGAGTCGTTGTGCTGCGTCAGCTGCACATACTACTTCAGTGACTCAAAAGCTTGCTAGGCATAGGGATATACTTCATGAGTTTAGTCAG GAATTCAGACGAATCAAAGGAAACATAAGTGCAATGACGGAGCATGCTGAGCTCCTAAGTTCTGTAAGAGATGATATCAGTGAGTATAAG GCATCTGGGAGCATGTCGCCAAAAATGCAATTACTAAGGGAGCGGGCTGCTATCCATGGAAACATAGCACAT ATGGATGATGTAATAACTCAGGCTCAGACAACAAGAGCAGCATTGGGCTCTCAAAGGGCCATGTTTGGTGATGTTCAAGGAAAGGTTAAACAACTAAGCGACAAGTTTCCTATTGTTCGTGGCCTAATCG GCTCTATAAGAAGGAAGAAATCAAGGGATACTCTCATCCTATCTGCTGTTATTGCGGCCTGTACACTGTTTCTCATTATATACTGGCTTTCAAAGTGA